The Canis lupus familiaris isolate Mischka breed German Shepherd chromosome X, alternate assembly UU_Cfam_GSD_1.0, whole genome shotgun sequence genome has a segment encoding these proteins:
- the TEX13D gene encoding testis-expressed protein 13D, which yields MAVDFGDHASGFRHAEVVRFINNEVLLNGGGPEFYAALRSRPWSEVEDRLRGVLADPRVPRAHQRACAWSALALGVRGAARQREQQGRRIRRLQEQMEERETAAWALASELQRMREAREDVATQLRFTRITLQQALMECDVLRGRLLQAERSAQCIPLAHEIVTGPQAEQLGAMAWPLNAEPQRDMVAMGLPGRRYFEAQVPAPAVLYMPGPPSPWAQTIQTPLPMLVPYPIPFHAPLPMGVPFLPPLPSALAMDAEATVVPLQLPPLGIYPPVPCATVGFQEEVAPLWNQRSYSQEGGPPILQSTVSLGNIGNLSQEGLERPQGMVPLGDSWTHSHEGDPQRHQGEVPLRDSWTQSQEEGQENPQWVVPLGDSWNLDQDEGSERSQEVVTLGPTLEEDQESPQEMVHLGASGSHRQEESPKRPQGMAPLDASRSNSQEKDPERAQEMVPLGASGGPRQKESRKRSQRMAPLDASKRNSQGEDLEGLKEMVPLAASGSPSKGGPGTPQGMAPLGDNSSQSQEEDLERPQGTGPLGDSRSESQVKGQKRPQVMPLLEFGRSHSQEEGLQKPQRMLSLAFGRSHSQEGPKRSQATPMWDSRSQSMRENPKKNQPQGQKAKQPKGKKALDFQHQKPASGCSPVNWDCPWCKAVNFPWRKACYKCKKVCEAGGSGGLDPGQTH from the coding sequence ATGGCAGTGGACTTCGGGGACCACGCCAGCGGGTTCCGTCACGCCGAGGTGGTCAGGTTCATCAACAACGAAGTCCTCCTGAACGGCGGCGGCCCGGAGTTCTACGCGGCCTTGCGCTCACGGCCGTGGAGTGAGGTGGAGGACCGGCTTCGGGGGGTCCTGGCCGACCCGCGGGTGCCGCGCGCCCACCAGAGAGCCTGCGCCTGGAGCGCGCTGGCCTTGGGCGTGCGCGGGGCCGCAAGGCAGCGGGAGCAGCAGGGGCGCCGGATCCGGAGGCTGCAGGAACAGATGGAGGAGCGGGAGACCGCCGCCTGGGCCCTGGCCTCCGAGCTACAGCGGATGCGTGAGGCTCGAGAGGACGTGGCCACACAGTTGCGCTTCACACGCATCACCCTGCAGCAGGCGCTCATGGAGTGTGATGTGCTTCGCGGGCGGCTGCTCCAGGCGGAGAGGTCGGCCCAGTGCATCCCACTGGCCCATGAAATAGTAACTGGACCTCAAGCCGAGCAGCTTGGTGCTATGGCATGGCCCCTGAATGCAGAGCCACAGAGAGATATGGTTGCCATGGGATTGCCTGGGAGGCGATATTTTGAGGCCCAGGTACCAGCCCCAGCTGTTCTCTACATGCCAGGACCCCCAAGTCCCTGGGCTCAGACCATACAAACCCCTCTGCCAATGCTGGTGCCATACCCAATCCCATTCCATGCACCACTCCCAATGGGGGTCCCTTTCTTGCCACCTCTGCCATCAGCATTAGCCATGGATGCAGAAGCTACAGTAGTCCCACTTCAGTTGCCTCCTCTGGGGATCTACCCACCTGTTCCGTGTGCTACAGTGGGTTTCCAGGAAGAAGTGGCCCCGCTGTGGAACCAAAGAAGTTACAGCCAGGAGGGAGGTCCTCCGATCCTCCAGAGTACAGTCTCCCTGGGGAACATCGGAAACCTTAGCCAGGAAGGTCTAGAGAGGCCTCAGGGGATGGTTCCCCTTGGGGATAGCTGGACCCACAGCCATGAAGGAGATCCACAGAGGCACCAGGGGGAGGTACCACTCAGAGATAGCTGGACCCAGAGTCAGGAAGAAGGTCAAGAGAATCCCCAGTGGGTCGTCCCCCTTGGGGATAGCTGGAACCTCGACCAAGATGAAGGTTCAGAGAGATCCCAGGAGGTGGTTACCCTTGGTCCCACCCTGGAAGAAGATCAGGAGAGTCCCCAGGAGATGGTACACCTAGGGGCCAGTGGGAGTCACAGGCAGGAAGAAAGTCCAAAAAGACCTCAAGGTATGGCCCCCCTTGATGCCAGCAGGAGCAACAGCCAGGAAAAAGATCCAGAGAGGGCCCAGGAAATGGTACCCCTGGGGGCCAGTGGGGGCCCCAGGCAGAAAGAAAGTCGAAAAAGATCCCAAAGGATGGCCCCCCTCGATGCCAGCAAGAGAAACAGCCAGGGAGAAGATCTAGAGGGGCTCAAGGAAATGGTACCCCTGGCGGCCAGTGGGAGCCCCAGCAAAGGAGGTCCAGGAACACCCCAAGGCATGGCTCCTTTAGGGGACAACAGTAGCCAAAGCCAGGAGGAAGATCTGGAGAGGCCCCAGGGGACAGGTCCCCTGGGGGACAGCAGAAGTGAGAGCCAAGTAAAAGGTCAAAAGAGGCCCCAGGTGATGCCCCTCCTGGAGTTTGGCAGGAGCCACAGCCAGGAAGAAGGTCTACAGAAGCCCCAGAGGATGCTCTCCCTGGCATTTGGCAGGAGCCACAGCCAAGAAGGTCCAAAGAGGTCCCAGGCGACTCCCATGTGGGACAGCAGGAGCCAAAGTATGAgggaaaatccaaagaaaaacCAGCCTCAGGGGCAGAAGGCCAAgcaaccaaaaggaaaaaaagcattggATTTCCAGCACCAGAAGCCTGCCTCAGGATGCAGTCCAGTGAATTGGGACTGCCCATGGTGTAAAGCCGTGAATTTTCCATGGCGCAAGGCCTGCTATAAATGCAAGAAAGTCTGTGAGGCAGGTGGGAGTGGAGGCCTGGACCCAGGACAGACTCACTGA